AGGGTGTTACGAACAACACGCATGTAAACGCCAGCTTCACGACCTGCTTTACGCAGTTCAGTCATTTTGCCTACAGTAACGCCACGGGAATCCGCAACTACTGCAGACAGCGCGCCTTTGGCTACTTCGCTGACTTCAGCAACAATCGCTTGTTTGTCTTGAAGATTTAAAGCCATTAGCTTTGCTCCTGGATGTTTGCCAGAGTTTATGCTCTGGAACTCACTTCACTCTTTCCAACGAAAGAGCGTCTTTATACGGTGAGCAGAAACAAGCCAGAGTATCCAAAAATAATCTTAGCGTTCTGTCACCGTCTACGCAGGGCATTAAGTTTCTTGCGAAACACCTGCGGTCTTCGACGGAGGCCTGGATAGGCCAGGCTCCAACGAACAAATCTGTTATTTGCTAACTTTCGTTAACAAACGTGGGGGTAGAATTGTAGACAAATCCTACGCCCACGTAAAGGCGAATATTAGTTCGCCACTGTCGCAGTCAGACCAGACTGATCAACGGCAACGCCAGCACCCATGGTGGTGGAGAGGCTAACTTTCTTGATGTACACGCCTTTTGCCTGAGTCGGTTTTGCTTTTTTCAGCGCAACCAGCAGAGACTCCAGGTTTTCTTTCAGTTTGTCAGCGTCAAAATCCACTTTACCGATGGTAGTGTGGATGATGCCGTTTTTGTCGTTACGGTAACGAACCTGGCCTGCTTTAGCGTTCTTAACTGCTTCAGCAACGTTAGGAGTTACGGTACCAACTTTCGGGTTTGGCATCAGGCCACGTGGACCCAGAACCTGGCCCAACTGGCCAACAACGCGCATTGCATCCGGGGAAGCAATAACGACGTCAAAGTTCATTTCGCCTTTTTTGATCTGGTCAGCCAGATCTTCCATACCTACCAGCTCGGCGCCTGCAGCTTTAGCTGCTTCAGCGTTCGGACCCTGGGCAAATACGGCTACGCGAACGGAACGACCTGTACCGTGCGGCAGTACAGTTGCGCCACGGACGTTCTGGTCAGATTTACGAGCGTCGATGCCGAGGTTTACAGCAACGTCAACGCTTTCTACAAACTTAGCGGTCGCCAGCTCTTTCAGCAGAGCAATGGCTTCGTTGATGTCATACTGTTTAGTTGCATCAACTTTGTCACGGATCACGGACATGCGCTTGGTCAGTTTAGCCATTTCTTAGTCCTCCACTACCAGGCCCATGGAACGTGCAGTACCTTCAATGGAGCGAGTCATCGCTTCAATGTCGGAACCAGTCATGTCGGCAGCTTTGGTCTGCGCGATTTCCTGCAGCTGAGCGCGGGAAATTTTACCTACTTTATCTTTGTTCGGCTTACCGGAACCAGACTTGATGCCTGCAGCTTTCTTCAGGAGAACAGCAGCCGGCGGAGTCTTAGTAACAAAGGTAAAAGAACGGTCAGCGTAAACGGTGATAACAACCGGGATTGGCAGACCTTTTTCCAGGGATTCGGTTTTAGCGTTGAACGCTTTGCAGAATTCCATGATGTTCACACCCTGCTGACCCAGTGCTGGACCAACCGGCGGACTCGGGTTTGCCATACCAGCTGCAACCTGCAGCTTGACATAGGCTTGTACTTTCTTAGCCATTTAAATTTCCTCGTTTGGGTGTAACGCCTTTAGAAAAGGCTCCCCGTGATAAATATCGCTTTATGGGCATATGACCCATAAAAACAAAAGGCGCGAAATTGTATGCCAATTTCGCGCCTCACGCAATGATTAAATCGCTGTTTTTTTGATCGGCAGTTAAGCTTTTTCTACCTGAGCAAAATCAAGTTCAACCGGAGTTGCGCGGCCGAAGATAGAAACGGACACCTTCAGACGAGATTTCTCATAGTCAACTTCTTCGACGACACCATTAAAGTCTGCGAACGGACCATCGCTAACGCGTACCATCTCACCCGGTTCAAATAGCGTTTTCGGCCGCGGCTTATCACCAACCTGCTGCAGACGGTTCATGATCGCGTCCACTTCTTTATCACTGATCGGAGCCGGACGGTCAGAGGTGCCGCCGATAAAGCCCATCACTCGAGGCACGCTACGCACCAAGTGCCAGCTCGCGTCATTCATGACCATCTGGACCAGTACATAACCAGGGAAGAATTTACGCTCGCTTTTACGGCGCAGGCCGCCACGGATCTCGACCACTTCTTCCGTCGGCACCATGACTTCGCCAAACAACTCTTCCATATTGTGTAATTTGATATGTTCACGCAACGAGGTAGCTACGCGACCTTCAAAACCGGAAAACGCCTGAACGACGTACCAACGTTTTTTAGGAGCTTCAGACATCTCAGAACCTCAGGCCAGTGATAAAGGATACCAGGCGAACCAGAATACCATCCAGTCCCCACAGGATCAGTGACATTACTGCAGTCACTGCGGCAACAATCAGCGTAGTGTGCAACGTTTCCTGGCGAGTTGGCCAAATCACCTTGCGGACTTCAGTTCTCGCTTCGCGAGCGAAAGCCACTGTCGCCTTACCTTTTGTCGTTAACAGCGCGACGCCGCCTGCTGCAGCGATCAGAATCACTACGGCCAACGCACGCACTGCCAGCATAATGTCACGATAGAGGAAGTTGCCGACGATAGCCATAATCAGCAGCACGGCAACAATCGCCCACTTCATCGCTTCGAGGCCGCGCCCGCTCCCTTGAGCTTCGGTATTCGCACTCATAAACCAACCTGTCACAAGAATTCAGACAAATATCTTCACCCCGCATGAAATACGAGGCGACCAAACCGAAATGCTCTGTTGCGTTTCGGACTTAACGCCCTCTTCAGAGCCTGTCTCAGCAATGATTATGACTCAAAAAATCACTGATGAGCCAGGTTCTGGTGTGAAAGCGTGCAAAAAGGGCATCAAATGATGCCCTTTTATTGCGCATTGCGTCAAATGTTATCAGTGATTAGCTGAGAACTTTAGCAACAACGCCCGCGCCAACGGTACGGCCGCCTTCACGGATTGCGAAACGCAGACCGTCGTCCATTGCGATCGGGTGGATCAGGGTAACAACCATTTTGATGTTGTCGCCCGGCATAACCATCTCTACACCTTCCGGCAGTTCGATGGTGCCAGTCACGTCAGTTGTACGGAAGTAGAACTGCGGACGGTAGCCTTTGAAGAACGGAGTATGACGCCCGCCTTCATCTTTGGACAGAATATAAACTTCAGATTCGAATTTGGTGTGCGGCTTGATTGAACCCGGCTTAGCCAGTACCTGACCACGTTCGATTTCTTCACGTTTGATACCACGCAGCAGAACACCTACGTTCTCACCAGCACGGCCTTCGTCCAGCAGTTTGCGGAACATTTCAACGCCGGTACAGGTAGACTTCGCAGTCTCTTTGATACCAACGATTTCAACTTCTTCGCCAACCTTAACAATACCACGCTCTACACGGCCGGTAACAACAGTACCACGACCGGAGATGGAGAATACGTCTTCGATAGGCAGCAGGAACGGCTTGTCAATCGCACGCTCTGGTTCCGGGATGTAAGAATCCAGGAAACCGGCCAGTTCGATGATTTTCGCTTCCCACTCAGCGTCACCTTCCAGTGCTTTCAGAGCAGAACCACGGATGATCGGAGTGTCGTCGCCCGGGAAATCGTACTGAGACAGAAGTTCACGAACTTCCATTTCTACCAGTTCCAGCAGTTCTTCGTCATCAACCATGTCGCATTTGTTCAGGAACACGATGATGTACGGAACACCTACCTGACGACCCAGCAGGATGTGCTCACGGGTCTGCGGCATCGGGCCGTCAGTTGCAGCAACAACCAGGATCGCGCCATCCATCTGCGCAGCACCAGTGATCATGTTTTTAACATAGTCGGCGTGGCCCGGGCAGTCTACGTGTGCGTAGTGGCGAGTCGGGGTGTCATATTCAACGTGGGAGGTGTTGATGGTGATACCACGAGCTTTTTCTTCCGGCGCGTTATCGATCTGATCGAATGCGCGAGCAGCACCGCCGTAGGTTTTAGCCAGTACGGTAGTGATTGCAGCGGTCAGCGTTGTTTTACCATGGTCAACGTGGCCGATAGTACCGACGTTAACGTGCGGTTTTGTACGTTCAAACTTTTCTTTAGACATCGATTGTCCCTCTAAGACACGGATAAATCGGTGATATCACCACATCAACCAGGCAACAT
This Klebsiella sp. RHBSTW-00484 DNA region includes the following protein-coding sequences:
- the rplA gene encoding 50S ribosomal protein L1 produces the protein MAKLTKRMSVIRDKVDATKQYDINEAIALLKELATAKFVESVDVAVNLGIDARKSDQNVRGATVLPHGTGRSVRVAVFAQGPNAEAAKAAGAELVGMEDLADQIKKGEMNFDVVIASPDAMRVVGQLGQVLGPRGLMPNPKVGTVTPNVAEAVKNAKAGQVRYRNDKNGIIHTTIGKVDFDADKLKENLESLLVALKKAKPTQAKGVYIKKVSLSTTMGAGVAVDQSGLTATVAN
- the rplK gene encoding 50S ribosomal protein L11; its protein translation is MAKKVQAYVKLQVAAGMANPSPPVGPALGQQGVNIMEFCKAFNAKTESLEKGLPIPVVITVYADRSFTFVTKTPPAAVLLKKAAGIKSGSGKPNKDKVGKISRAQLQEIAQTKAADMTGSDIEAMTRSIEGTARSMGLVVED
- the nusG gene encoding transcription termination/antitermination protein NusG yields the protein MSEAPKKRWYVVQAFSGFEGRVATSLREHIKLHNMEELFGEVMVPTEEVVEIRGGLRRKSERKFFPGYVLVQMVMNDASWHLVRSVPRVMGFIGGTSDRPAPISDKEVDAIMNRLQQVGDKPRPKTLFEPGEMVRVSDGPFADFNGVVEEVDYEKSRLKVSVSIFGRATPVELDFAQVEKA
- the secE gene encoding preprotein translocase subunit SecE; this translates as MSANTEAQGSGRGLEAMKWAIVAVLLIMAIVGNFLYRDIMLAVRALAVVILIAAAGGVALLTTKGKATVAFAREARTEVRKVIWPTRQETLHTTLIVAAVTAVMSLILWGLDGILVRLVSFITGLRF
- the tuf gene encoding elongation factor Tu is translated as MSKEKFERTKPHVNVGTIGHVDHGKTTLTAAITTVLAKTYGGAARAFDQIDNAPEEKARGITINTSHVEYDTPTRHYAHVDCPGHADYVKNMITGAAQMDGAILVVAATDGPMPQTREHILLGRQVGVPYIIVFLNKCDMVDDEELLELVEMEVRELLSQYDFPGDDTPIIRGSALKALEGDAEWEAKIIELAGFLDSYIPEPERAIDKPFLLPIEDVFSISGRGTVVTGRVERGIVKVGEEVEIVGIKETAKSTCTGVEMFRKLLDEGRAGENVGVLLRGIKREEIERGQVLAKPGSIKPHTKFESEVYILSKDEGGRHTPFFKGYRPQFYFRTTDVTGTIELPEGVEMVMPGDNIKMVVTLIHPIAMDDGLRFAIREGGRTVGAGVVAKVLS